One genomic segment of Mesoterricola silvestris includes these proteins:
- a CDS encoding M3 family metallopeptidase has translation MRTPLLLAAVSLCAQAQTANPFFAEWKTPHGVPPFADIRDEHFLPAFKEGMARHRAEIEAIATSPDAPTFANTVEALERSGQLLERVSLVFGALSGAETNPKLQAVNRELAPLRAAHYDAINLDPRLWRRVKAVWENRTGLDKEQLRLLEDRRRGFLRAGADLDEAGKVRMRALNAELSRLGVQFGDRMLKATKDFKLVVTRPEDLAGLPQGVRDAAARGGTWVFTLDGPSIWPFLQYADNRDLRRQLLTGYLERCRAGETDTRELASRMASLRVQKAKLLGYPTWADYILEENMARTPAGAYGLLKPVWEASLAKAREERAELQAAMAKELPAAKLESWDWRYYQEKVRRAKYDLDEAALKPYFSLDSVRGGAFGLATRLYGITFTEVKDVPVYHPEVRVFEVKEKDGRHLGLLYTDYHPRPGKRGGAWCGSLRPGRDRHAVPAITTNVANLSRPAGDAPALLTPDEVRTLFHEFGHALHGLFYAGQYRGLGGAPRDFVELPSQIMENWAMEPEVLRTYARHWKTGEVIPAALGDRIKKSRTFGEGFATTEYMAAALLDMDWHTLADDAPRDADAFEKASMEKWGLLPEIPLRYRTAFFNHIWGGGNGYSAGYYAYIWSAVLDSDAFLAFKEKGNLYDPATAQAFRTKVLEKGQTADPAQLYRDFRGRDPRVEALLRKRGLKS, from the coding sequence ATGCGCACCCCCCTGCTTCTCGCCGCCGTGTCCCTCTGCGCCCAGGCCCAGACGGCCAACCCCTTCTTCGCCGAGTGGAAGACGCCCCACGGGGTCCCGCCCTTCGCCGACATCCGGGACGAGCACTTCCTTCCGGCCTTCAAGGAGGGCATGGCCCGCCACCGGGCCGAAATCGAGGCCATCGCCACCTCTCCCGACGCGCCCACCTTCGCCAACACCGTGGAGGCCCTGGAGCGCTCGGGGCAGCTCCTGGAACGGGTCTCCCTGGTCTTCGGCGCCCTCTCCGGCGCCGAGACCAACCCGAAGCTGCAGGCCGTCAACCGCGAGCTGGCGCCCCTGCGCGCCGCGCACTACGACGCCATCAACCTCGACCCCCGGCTCTGGCGCCGCGTGAAGGCCGTGTGGGAGAACCGCACGGGGCTGGACAAGGAGCAGCTGCGGCTCCTGGAGGACCGCCGCCGGGGCTTCCTGAGGGCCGGGGCGGACCTGGACGAGGCCGGCAAGGTCCGCATGCGGGCCCTCAACGCCGAGCTGTCCCGCCTGGGCGTGCAGTTCGGGGATCGCATGCTGAAGGCCACCAAGGACTTCAAACTGGTGGTGACGAGGCCCGAGGACCTGGCCGGGCTGCCCCAGGGGGTGCGGGACGCCGCGGCGAGGGGCGGCACCTGGGTCTTCACCCTGGACGGGCCCAGCATCTGGCCCTTCCTGCAGTACGCCGACAACCGCGACCTGCGCCGGCAGCTCCTCACGGGCTACCTGGAGCGCTGCCGCGCCGGAGAGACCGACACCCGCGAACTGGCCAGCCGCATGGCCTCCCTGCGGGTGCAGAAGGCGAAGCTCCTGGGCTACCCCACCTGGGCCGACTACATCCTGGAGGAGAACATGGCCCGGACGCCCGCGGGCGCCTACGGGCTCCTGAAGCCCGTGTGGGAGGCCTCCCTGGCCAAGGCCAGGGAGGAGCGCGCCGAGCTCCAGGCCGCCATGGCCAAGGAGCTCCCCGCCGCCAAGCTGGAGTCCTGGGACTGGCGGTACTACCAGGAGAAGGTGCGCCGGGCGAAGTACGACCTGGACGAGGCCGCCCTGAAGCCCTATTTCAGCCTGGACAGCGTGCGCGGCGGGGCCTTCGGGCTGGCCACGCGGCTCTACGGCATCACCTTCACCGAGGTCAAGGACGTGCCCGTGTACCACCCGGAGGTGCGGGTCTTCGAGGTGAAGGAGAAGGATGGGCGGCACCTGGGCCTCCTCTACACCGACTACCACCCGCGCCCCGGGAAGCGCGGCGGCGCCTGGTGCGGGAGCCTGCGCCCCGGGCGGGACCGCCACGCGGTGCCCGCCATCACCACCAACGTGGCCAACCTCTCCCGCCCCGCCGGGGACGCCCCCGCCCTGCTCACCCCCGACGAGGTGCGCACCCTCTTCCACGAGTTCGGCCACGCCCTGCACGGCCTTTTCTACGCGGGCCAGTACCGGGGCCTGGGCGGCGCGCCCCGGGACTTCGTGGAACTGCCCAGCCAGATCATGGAGAACTGGGCCATGGAGCCCGAGGTGCTCAGGACCTACGCCCGCCACTGGAAGACCGGGGAAGTGATCCCCGCAGCCCTGGGCGACCGCATCAAGAAGTCCCGCACCTTCGGCGAAGGCTTCGCCACCACCGAATACATGGCGGCCGCGCTCCTGGACATGGACTGGCACACCCTCGCCGACGACGCCCCGCGGGACGCCGATGCCTTCGAGAAGGCCAGCATGGAGAAGTGGGGCCTCCTGCCGGAAATCCCCCTGCGCTACCGCACCGCCTTCTTCAATCACATCTGGGGCGGCGGAAACGGGTACAGCGCCGGCTACTACGCCTACATCTGGAGCGCGGTGCTCGACAGCGACGCCTTCCTCGCCTTCAAGGAGAAGGGGAACCTGTACGATCCCGCCACCGCCCAGGCCTTCCGCACCAAGGTGCTGGAAAAGGGCCAGACCGCGGATCCGGCCCAGCTGTACCGGGATTTCCGGGGACGGGATCCCCGGGTGGAGGCCCTGCTGAGGAAGCGCGGCCTGAAATCCTGA
- a CDS encoding response regulator — MKILLVDDIQSNITLLELLLGSQGHATSKAMNGKEALEAARKDPPDLIISDILMPVMDGYTLCRAWMGDAGLAPIPFIFYTATYQSDEDETFALSLGAAAFLRKPMEPEAFLGQVQDVVRRTQAGALKAPEPVPTDEGSFLKLYNERLVQKLDQRSQSLAQQVEELREMEASLRLKSFALDAAANGILILDRQGAIEWANPAFLEITGFEAREILGSKPPFLESPAQDPAFHARIWDAVSGGRVWRGEILSRHKGGASRLFQTAISPLRNEGGGIDHFIGIMQDITEQRRMESELLQAQKMEAIGRLAGGVAHDFNNMLNVILINSEISLETEALPDSARRRILEIKRAAEHSAELTRQLLAFSRKQAAQPRRLDLNQVLGENRKMLNRLIEGDIELTLHPAPDLRAVFIDPSQVNQVLTNLVINSRDALPSGGTISIETANFLVEESSALVFGGLPPGSYVQLTVSDTGCGMDAATLAQIFEPFFTTKAEGKGTGLGLSMVYGIIKQNGGALSVYSNPGLGTSFKIYLPAFDAEDEAPDPSAGASAGGGDETILIAEDEAPMLEVMKLVLEEKGYRVLAASNPLEAALLAARYEGPIHLLITDVVMPAMNGKELQQRILEERQGFKVLFISGYTGDILAKRGLMREETHFLQKPFRIKDLLGKVREVLEST, encoded by the coding sequence ATGAAGATCCTTCTGGTCGATGACATCCAGTCCAACATCACCCTCCTGGAACTGCTCCTGGGCAGCCAGGGCCACGCCACCTCCAAGGCCATGAACGGAAAGGAGGCCCTGGAGGCGGCCCGGAAGGATCCGCCGGATCTCATCATCTCCGACATCCTGATGCCGGTCATGGACGGCTACACCCTCTGCCGGGCCTGGATGGGGGATGCGGGGCTGGCCCCGATCCCCTTCATCTTCTACACCGCCACGTACCAGTCGGATGAGGACGAGACCTTCGCGCTGTCGCTCGGCGCCGCCGCGTTCCTGCGCAAGCCCATGGAGCCCGAGGCCTTCCTGGGCCAGGTGCAGGACGTGGTCCGGCGCACCCAGGCCGGCGCCCTCAAGGCCCCGGAACCGGTCCCCACCGACGAGGGCTCCTTCCTCAAGCTCTACAACGAACGCCTGGTGCAGAAGCTGGACCAGCGCTCCCAGAGCCTCGCCCAGCAGGTGGAGGAGCTGCGGGAGATGGAGGCCAGCCTCCGGCTGAAGAGCTTCGCCCTGGACGCCGCGGCCAACGGCATCCTGATCCTGGACCGCCAGGGCGCCATCGAATGGGCCAACCCGGCCTTCCTGGAAATCACCGGCTTCGAGGCCCGGGAGATCCTGGGCTCCAAGCCCCCGTTCCTGGAATCCCCGGCCCAGGACCCGGCCTTCCACGCCCGGATCTGGGACGCGGTGTCCGGGGGCCGGGTGTGGCGGGGCGAGATCCTGAGCCGGCACAAGGGCGGCGCCTCCCGGCTCTTCCAGACCGCCATCTCCCCCCTGCGCAACGAGGGGGGCGGCATCGATCATTTCATCGGCATCATGCAGGACATCACCGAGCAGCGGCGCATGGAATCCGAGCTCCTCCAGGCCCAGAAGATGGAAGCCATCGGCCGGCTGGCGGGAGGGGTGGCCCACGATTTCAACAACATGCTCAACGTCATCCTCATCAATTCCGAGATCTCCCTGGAGACCGAGGCGCTCCCGGATTCCGCCCGGCGGCGCATCCTGGAGATCAAGAGGGCCGCGGAACATTCCGCGGAGCTCACGCGCCAGCTGCTGGCCTTCTCCCGCAAGCAGGCCGCCCAGCCCCGGCGCCTGGACCTCAACCAGGTCCTGGGGGAGAACCGGAAGATGCTCAACCGGCTCATCGAGGGCGATATCGAACTCACCCTGCATCCGGCTCCCGACCTGAGGGCCGTCTTCATCGACCCCTCCCAGGTGAACCAGGTGCTCACGAACCTGGTCATCAATTCCCGCGACGCCCTGCCCAGCGGCGGCACCATCAGCATCGAGACCGCCAATTTCCTGGTGGAGGAATCCTCCGCCCTGGTCTTCGGGGGGCTGCCACCGGGAAGCTACGTGCAGCTCACCGTCAGCGACACCGGCTGCGGCATGGACGCCGCCACCCTCGCCCAGATCTTCGAGCCCTTCTTCACCACCAAGGCCGAAGGCAAGGGCACCGGGCTGGGGCTCTCCATGGTGTACGGCATCATCAAGCAGAACGGCGGGGCCCTTTCGGTCTACAGCAACCCGGGCCTGGGCACCTCCTTCAAGATCTACCTGCCCGCCTTCGACGCCGAGGACGAGGCGCCGGACCCCTCCGCCGGCGCTTCCGCGGGCGGCGGCGACGAGACCATCCTCATCGCCGAGGACGAGGCCCCCATGCTGGAGGTCATGAAGCTGGTCCTGGAGGAGAAGGGCTACCGGGTGCTCGCCGCCTCCAACCCCCTGGAGGCGGCGCTCCTGGCGGCCCGGTACGAGGGCCCGATCCATCTCCTCATCACGGACGTGGTCATGCCCGCCATGAACGGGAAGGAACTCCAGCAGCGCATCCTGGAGGAGCGCCAGGGCTTCAAGGTCCTCTTCATCTCCGGGTACACGGGCGATATCCTTGCCAAGCGGGGACTCATGCGGGAGGAGACGCACTTCCTGCAGAAGCCCTTCCGCATCAAGGACCTCCTGGGGAAGGTCCGGGAAGTGCTCGAGTCCACCTAG
- a CDS encoding response regulator, translating into MKRILVIEDNPDNLLLVRMLLSSLKVDLVAAMDGPSGITIAEKEAFDLILLDIQLPGMDGYQVVKALRALPGTAETPIMAITSYAMAGDRERALLEGFTEYIEKPINPETFTGTISTFI; encoded by the coding sequence ATGAAACGCATCCTGGTCATCGAAGACAATCCGGACAACCTGCTGCTGGTGCGCATGCTCCTGAGCTCGCTGAAGGTGGACCTGGTGGCCGCCATGGACGGGCCCTCGGGCATCACCATCGCGGAGAAGGAGGCCTTCGACCTCATCCTCCTGGACATCCAGCTCCCCGGCATGGACGGCTACCAGGTGGTGAAGGCCCTGCGGGCCCTGCCCGGCACCGCCGAGACGCCCATCATGGCCATCACCAGCTACGCCATGGCCGGGGACCGGGAAAGGGCCCTCCTGGAGGGGTTCACGGAATACATCGAGAAGCCCATCAATCCCGAGACCTTCACGGGCACCATCTCCACCTTCATATGA
- a CDS encoding MASE1 domain-containing protein: MKPHWHLPWKRPPLTHLAALAAAYFVLALLSLHLAFPGSNASSIWIPTGLVIAACLRFGPGIWPAVLVGAFLANGVILGRLGLAPGPLLAASLVTSLGNASEAILAGFLIERFTGTRHPFNRVAHVLQFILGGAVVATFASALAGTLAFCAATGRWEIFRDVGAAWWLGDAAGALVLVPVAMTFRRRHLAALPAKVHRNAVLAAGLILAFWYGVCPFLPPLAFFFFPLLVLSTARLGPFYASSLVALLATLATTSTLLGAGPFMLTGPLSGSLLLQQGFICTLAITTLVLAAALQERQGLEDRLRVQNRLYRTLSEVNQTIVHCEDRIGLLRETCRLLVELGGFQMAWLGFQEEATGCVVPGATFGHLGGLALPEGAAPAGASLAYPACLNDPAYAPWRATALAKGYEAQCAFPILKAGKVAGALMACYGDPDDLGTEEIRLLGELAGDLGYALGAMETRVDLVESERRFRATLENVKLVAVSLDAGAAITFCNDHLLQVTGWSREEVLGRRWFDLFIPEEDRPRVSAALDASVNRGEIQIHNENAILTRGGERRLIRWNNTVLRDRAGAITGTIGLGEDITDQKHAEEALLQRAVQLSAMNELGNRLSTTLDVATCARAAIQGLLAATDSDLAMLFLREGTALRLKDSVQRGGGAGPTGEEGLELSALEDADGPAVYVDDVASDPRRGAPGVASFAILPLRKAGQNLGRLVLGSGRPRSYGDEATFLETLAAQASTGIQNALLHERLKAHAADLECRVEERTALLRETNEDLALAVERAQAADRAKSAFLSAMSHELRTPLNSVIGFTGVLLGGMAGPLQPQQEEPLRIVQRNGRHLLDLINDVLDLSKIEASEMRLASAPYDLVQTLRESMETLVPAAEAKGLALVRQDFPEALPMAGDRRRVSQIFLNLLSNAVKFTEAGGVTVQVLPGQGRVRVAVRDTGPGIAARDLHRLFREFEQLDEGLARRNEGTGLGLALSRRLARLMDGDIEAASDLGRGSTFTLTLPLASA; encoded by the coding sequence ATGAAGCCCCATTGGCACCTCCCCTGGAAACGCCCTCCCCTCACCCATCTGGCGGCCCTGGCCGCGGCCTATTTCGTCCTGGCCCTCCTGAGCCTGCACCTGGCCTTTCCCGGCTCCAACGCCAGCTCCATCTGGATCCCCACGGGCCTGGTCATAGCCGCCTGCCTGCGCTTCGGCCCCGGCATCTGGCCCGCGGTCCTGGTGGGGGCCTTCCTGGCCAACGGCGTGATCCTCGGGCGGCTGGGGCTCGCTCCGGGGCCGCTCCTGGCCGCCTCCCTGGTCACCTCCCTGGGCAACGCCTCGGAGGCCATCCTGGCGGGTTTCCTCATCGAGCGCTTCACGGGCACCCGCCACCCCTTCAACCGGGTGGCCCACGTGCTCCAGTTCATCCTCGGGGGCGCGGTGGTGGCGACCTTCGCCAGCGCCCTGGCGGGCACCCTGGCCTTCTGCGCGGCCACGGGCCGCTGGGAGATCTTCCGGGACGTGGGGGCGGCGTGGTGGCTGGGGGACGCCGCCGGTGCGCTGGTCCTGGTGCCCGTGGCGATGACCTTCCGCCGCCGCCACCTGGCCGCCCTGCCCGCGAAGGTCCACCGCAATGCGGTGCTGGCGGCCGGGTTGATCCTCGCCTTCTGGTACGGGGTGTGCCCCTTCCTGCCGCCCCTGGCCTTCTTCTTCTTCCCGCTCCTGGTGCTGAGCACCGCCCGCCTGGGACCCTTCTACGCGTCGAGCCTCGTCGCCCTGCTGGCCACCCTGGCCACCACCTCCACGCTCCTGGGCGCGGGTCCCTTCATGCTTACCGGTCCGTTGAGCGGTTCTCTCCTCCTGCAGCAGGGCTTCATCTGCACCCTGGCCATCACCACCCTGGTGCTGGCCGCCGCCCTGCAGGAGCGCCAGGGCCTGGAGGACCGCCTGCGCGTCCAGAACCGCCTCTACCGCACCCTCTCGGAAGTGAACCAGACCATCGTCCACTGCGAGGACCGCATCGGCCTCCTGCGGGAAACCTGCCGCCTCCTGGTGGAACTGGGCGGCTTCCAGATGGCCTGGCTGGGCTTCCAGGAGGAGGCCACCGGATGCGTGGTGCCCGGCGCCACCTTCGGCCACCTGGGCGGTCTCGCCCTGCCGGAGGGGGCGGCGCCCGCCGGCGCCTCCCTCGCGTACCCGGCCTGCCTGAACGATCCGGCCTACGCCCCCTGGCGCGCCACGGCCCTGGCCAAGGGCTACGAGGCCCAGTGCGCCTTCCCCATCCTCAAGGCGGGGAAGGTGGCGGGCGCGCTCATGGCCTGCTACGGCGACCCGGACGACCTGGGCACCGAGGAAATCCGCCTTCTGGGCGAGCTCGCGGGGGACCTGGGGTACGCCCTGGGGGCCATGGAGACGCGGGTGGATCTGGTGGAATCCGAACGGCGCTTCCGGGCCACCCTGGAAAACGTGAAGCTCGTGGCGGTCTCCCTGGACGCCGGGGCCGCCATCACCTTCTGCAACGATCACCTGCTCCAGGTGACGGGCTGGTCCCGGGAGGAGGTCCTGGGCCGCCGCTGGTTCGACCTCTTCATCCCCGAGGAGGACCGGCCGAGGGTTTCGGCGGCCCTGGACGCCTCCGTGAACCGGGGGGAGATCCAGATCCACAACGAGAACGCCATCCTCACCCGGGGCGGGGAGCGCAGGCTCATCCGCTGGAACAACACGGTCCTCCGGGACCGGGCGGGGGCGATCACCGGCACCATCGGCCTGGGCGAGGACATCACGGACCAGAAGCACGCGGAGGAGGCCCTCCTCCAGCGGGCCGTCCAGCTTTCGGCCATGAACGAACTGGGCAACCGCCTCAGCACGACCCTGGACGTGGCCACCTGCGCCCGGGCGGCCATCCAGGGCCTCCTGGCGGCCACGGATTCCGACCTGGCGATGCTGTTCCTGCGGGAGGGGACCGCCCTCCGGCTCAAGGACAGCGTGCAGCGGGGGGGCGGCGCCGGGCCCACCGGGGAGGAGGGCCTGGAGCTCAGCGCCCTGGAGGACGCCGACGGCCCGGCGGTCTACGTGGACGACGTGGCCTCGGATCCGCGCCGCGGCGCGCCCGGGGTGGCCTCCTTCGCGATCCTCCCCCTGCGCAAGGCCGGCCAGAACCTGGGCCGCCTGGTCCTGGGGTCGGGGCGGCCCCGCTCCTACGGGGACGAGGCCACCTTCCTGGAGACGCTGGCGGCCCAGGCCTCCACGGGCATCCAGAACGCCCTCCTCCATGAGCGCCTGAAGGCCCACGCGGCGGACCTGGAATGCCGGGTGGAGGAGCGCACGGCTCTCCTGCGGGAGACCAACGAGGACCTCGCCCTGGCCGTGGAAAGGGCCCAGGCGGCGGACCGCGCCAAGTCCGCCTTCCTGTCGGCCATGTCCCACGAACTGCGCACCCCCCTGAACTCGGTCATCGGCTTCACCGGCGTCCTGCTGGGGGGCATGGCCGGTCCGCTCCAGCCCCAGCAGGAGGAGCCCCTGCGCATCGTCCAGCGCAACGGGCGCCACCTCCTGGACCTCATCAACGACGTGCTGGACCTCTCCAAGATCGAGGCCTCGGAAATGCGCCTGGCCTCCGCGCCCTACGACCTGGTGCAGACCCTGCGGGAGTCCATGGAGACCCTGGTTCCCGCGGCGGAAGCCAAAGGGCTGGCCCTGGTCCGCCAGGATTTCCCCGAAGCCCTTCCCATGGCCGGGGATCGCCGGCGCGTTTCCCAGATCTTCCTGAACCTGCTTTCCAACGCCGTGAAGTTCACCGAGGCCGGCGGCGTCACCGTCCAGGTCCTCCCGGGGCAGGGCCGGGTGCGGGTGGCGGTGCGGGACACCGGGCCCGGCATCGCCGCCCGGGATCTCCACCGGCTCTTCCGGGAATTCGAACAACTGGACGAGGGGCTGGCCCGGCGCAACGAAGGCACCGGCCTGGGCCTGGCCCTGAGCCGCCGCCTGGCCCGGCTCATGGACGGCGATATCGAAGCCGCCAGCGACCTGGGCCGGGGCTCCACCTTCACCCTCACCCTGCCCCTGGCTTCCGCCTAG
- a CDS encoding HD domain-containing protein, translating to MVTREEAWELVCEWTASERLRIHALGVERVMEDLAGRLGEDPRAFALAGLLHDADYDRWPDEHPARVVAWLEERGEPALARAVAAHAWERTGIRPESLLERALVASDEVTGFVTACALVRPQRTLGLEPRSIRKKMKTPAFAAGVNREEMLEGFRRLSECIGGTEDEHFQRVVDVLHAHAAELGLTAGEPGKP from the coding sequence ATGGTGACACGGGAAGAGGCCTGGGAGCTGGTGTGCGAATGGACGGCTTCCGAGCGGTTGCGCATCCATGCCCTGGGGGTGGAGCGGGTGATGGAGGACCTGGCGGGGCGCCTTGGCGAGGACCCGCGGGCCTTCGCCCTGGCGGGGCTGCTCCACGATGCCGACTACGACCGGTGGCCCGACGAGCATCCGGCCCGGGTCGTGGCGTGGCTGGAGGAGCGGGGCGAGCCCGCCCTGGCCAGGGCGGTGGCGGCCCATGCCTGGGAGCGCACGGGGATCCGGCCGGAGAGTCTCCTGGAGCGGGCCCTGGTGGCCTCGGACGAAGTGACCGGCTTCGTCACGGCCTGCGCCCTGGTGAGGCCCCAGCGCACCCTGGGGCTGGAGCCCCGGAGCATCCGGAAGAAGATGAAGACCCCGGCCTTCGCGGCGGGGGTGAACCGGGAGGAGATGCTGGAGGGGTTCCGGCGGCTTTCGGAATGCATCGGCGGGACGGAGGACGAGCACTTCCAGCGGGTGGTGGACGTGCTGCACGCCCACGCGGCGGAGCTGGGACTGACGGCCGGGGAGCCCGGAAAGCCATGA
- a CDS encoding hybrid sensor histidine kinase/response regulator — MFSIGPPLMEPSPGGAPLDYALILDALPDAVLIHDAVTGRILEVNRACLEMFGHSPEAMAGLDLEMLSAAEEGYTLAEAQVRIRESLARGRVEFPWRSRRADGSFFWSEVRLTTAFGRVIAVVRDVTAAAQAEEALKLAEDKFERIFRSNPSSILLGRYPDGEVEEVNDTLLALTGYGREEIIGRSSAGFWAAPEDRERYLERLRAQGHVKGLEARFRTRSGEILVGRVSGDLLNLAAGLRILTVIEDITARKAYEDALGRASRLYAALSLVNQSIIRVQTPQELFQCICRDLVAGGGFWGAWIAEPDARTGRFRALAFHGGREGWVEGLEVYATDDRPEGRGTMGRAFRTGVPVLAYDFSEDPGTAPWHDAGAGLGFKAAGSFPLRRGDGVVFGVLAIYAEEAGFFGPQEITLLEEVCKDITYALEDLDKEERRKRAEAEQGRLRELLQSIIDSTPDLIYAKDPAGGFLLANRAMAGFIGREPGEIIGRTAAGLWTAPVTPALLAILQDEAEAFAGKVVTREVALPPPMGGDERILDTLQAPLRDAQGRIEGVLGYARDITPLRRQEEQQRALELRLQQSQKLESLGNLAGGVAHDLNNVLGAILGLASLEAERDPGNRSMETIRKACVRGRGVVQGLLCFARRDLGEILPVNLNRQVEEIVELLSRTTLQRIRFVTDLAPDLRAVEGDPGALNHAIMNICVNSLDAMPQGGTITLRTANAPGGEVVLDVEDTGEGMSEDVVERATEPFFTTKPAGKGTGLGLAMVYGTVEAHRGTLTLASRPGEGTQVRLSFPGSEARPAESAPAPQEPPARGLRVLLVDDDELLRESVTDVLHWQGHQVTCVEGGLQALDALADPAPFDLVILDLNMPGMTGDEALPRILALRPGQRILVSSGHVDAAARALVEGLPTVGLLHKPFSVQELARKIRELGWT; from the coding sequence ATGTTTTCCATTGGGCCACCGTTGATGGAACCCAGCCCGGGGGGTGCGCCGCTGGATTATGCCCTCATCCTGGACGCCCTGCCGGACGCGGTGCTCATCCATGACGCGGTCACGGGGCGGATCCTGGAGGTGAACCGGGCCTGCCTGGAGATGTTCGGGCACTCCCCGGAGGCCATGGCGGGCCTGGACCTGGAGATGCTCAGCGCGGCCGAGGAGGGGTACACCCTGGCCGAGGCCCAGGTGCGGATCCGGGAATCCCTGGCCCGGGGGCGCGTGGAGTTCCCCTGGCGTTCCCGGCGCGCGGACGGGTCCTTCTTCTGGAGCGAGGTCCGGCTCACCACCGCCTTCGGGCGCGTGATCGCCGTCGTGCGGGACGTGACGGCCGCGGCCCAGGCCGAGGAGGCCCTGAAGCTGGCCGAGGACAAGTTCGAGCGCATCTTCCGGTCCAACCCCTCCAGCATCCTCCTGGGGCGGTACCCGGACGGGGAGGTGGAGGAGGTGAACGACACCCTGCTGGCGCTCACGGGCTACGGCCGGGAGGAGATCATCGGGCGTTCCTCCGCGGGCTTCTGGGCCGCCCCGGAGGACCGGGAGCGGTACCTGGAGCGGCTCCGGGCCCAGGGCCACGTGAAGGGCCTGGAGGCGCGGTTCCGCACCCGGTCCGGCGAAATCCTGGTGGGCCGGGTCTCGGGGGACCTGCTGAACCTGGCGGCCGGCCTGCGGATCCTCACCGTCATCGAGGACATCACGGCCCGCAAGGCCTACGAGGACGCCCTGGGCCGGGCTTCGCGGCTGTACGCCGCCCTGAGCCTGGTGAACCAGTCCATCATCCGGGTCCAGACGCCCCAGGAGCTCTTCCAGTGCATCTGCCGGGACCTGGTGGCGGGCGGCGGATTCTGGGGCGCCTGGATCGCCGAGCCGGATGCCCGGACCGGCCGTTTCCGGGCCCTGGCCTTCCACGGGGGCCGGGAGGGATGGGTTGAGGGGCTCGAGGTCTACGCCACCGATGACCGCCCCGAGGGCCGCGGCACCATGGGCCGGGCCTTCCGCACCGGCGTCCCGGTGCTGGCCTACGACTTCTCCGAGGACCCCGGCACCGCGCCCTGGCACGATGCGGGCGCGGGCCTGGGGTTCAAGGCCGCGGGTTCGTTCCCCCTGCGCAGGGGCGACGGGGTCGTCTTCGGCGTGCTGGCCATCTACGCGGAGGAGGCGGGGTTCTTCGGTCCCCAGGAGATCACGCTCCTGGAGGAGGTGTGCAAGGACATCACGTACGCCCTGGAGGACCTGGACAAGGAGGAGCGCCGCAAGCGCGCCGAGGCCGAGCAGGGCCGGCTGCGGGAGCTCCTGCAGTCCATCATCGATTCCACCCCCGACCTCATCTACGCCAAGGACCCCGCCGGCGGATTCCTCCTGGCCAACCGCGCCATGGCCGGGTTCATCGGACGGGAGCCCGGGGAGATCATCGGCCGCACCGCGGCGGGACTCTGGACCGCGCCGGTGACGCCGGCGCTCCTGGCCATCCTCCAGGACGAGGCGGAAGCCTTCGCCGGCAAGGTGGTCACCCGGGAAGTGGCCCTTCCGCCGCCCATGGGCGGGGATGAGCGGATCCTCGACACCCTCCAGGCGCCGCTGAGGGACGCCCAGGGACGCATCGAGGGCGTGCTGGGCTATGCCCGGGACATCACCCCCCTGCGCCGCCAGGAGGAGCAGCAGCGCGCGTTGGAACTGCGCCTGCAGCAGTCCCAGAAGCTGGAGAGCCTGGGCAACCTCGCCGGCGGCGTCGCCCACGACCTGAACAACGTGCTGGGCGCCATCCTGGGCCTGGCCTCCCTGGAGGCCGAGCGGGACCCGGGGAACCGGTCCATGGAGACGATCCGCAAGGCCTGCGTGAGGGGGCGCGGGGTGGTCCAGGGGCTCCTGTGCTTCGCCCGGCGGGACCTGGGCGAGATCCTGCCCGTGAACCTCAACCGGCAGGTGGAGGAGATCGTGGAGCTCCTGAGCCGCACCACCCTCCAGAGGATCCGGTTCGTCACCGATCTGGCCCCGGACCTCCGGGCCGTGGAAGGCGATCCGGGCGCCCTCAACCACGCCATCATGAACATCTGCGTCAACAGCCTGGACGCCATGCCCCAGGGCGGCACCATCACCCTGCGCACCGCCAACGCCCCCGGCGGCGAAGTCGTTCTGGACGTGGAGGACACCGGGGAAGGCATGTCCGAGGATGTGGTCGAGCGCGCCACGGAACCCTTCTTCACCACCAAGCCCGCCGGAAAGGGCACGGGCCTGGGCCTGGCCATGGTCTACGGCACGGTGGAGGCCCACCGCGGCACCCTGACCCTCGCCAGCCGCCCCGGGGAGGGCACCCAGGTGCGCCTGTCCTTCCCCGGTTCCGAAGCCAGGCCCGCGGAATCCGCCCCGGCGCCGCAGGAGCCCCCGGCGCGGGGTCTCCGGGTCCTGCTGGTGGATGACGACGAGCTCCTGCGCGAATCCGTGACCGATGTCCTCCACTGGCAGGGCCACCAGGTGACCTGCGTGGAGGGCGGCCTCCAGGCCCTGGACGCGCTCGCGGACCCCGCCCCCTTCGATCTGGTGATCCTCGACCTGAACATGCCCGGCATGACCGGGGACGAGGCCCTGCCGCGCATCCTCGCCCTGCGTCCCGGCCAGCGGATCCTGGTGTCCTCCGGCCACGTGGACGCCGCCGCCCGGGCCCTGGTGGAGGGCCTGCCGACGGTGGGCCTCCTCCACAAACCGTTCTCGGTTCAGGAACTGGCGCGGAAGATCCGGGAGCTGGGCTGGACGTGA